TATGCGTTTAAGCGTGGAGCGTATCATGGTTACATGGAGTGCGTTACCTTGCTGAGGGATAGGCTTAAGCGCATCAGGGAGCCCTGCGTGAAAGCCGTGTTGCTATTCGGCTCTAGGGCTAGGGGTGAGTCCCGGGATAGGAGCGATATCGACCTGCTCGTACTTCATGAGGGTTGCGGTATTGAGGAAGCGGTCATCAGGAGGAGGTACCTTTACGACCTCCTAAGGGATGCCTTAGGGGAGGGATTTGAGGATATCACGCTCATCGATATGGAGCTAAACGCCTTCCTCAAGCCTTCGGAGATCAGCTCTTTACTTCTGAATGTGTATTGGGATGCCATTGTGGTTTACGATGAGACAGGTGCTCTTGAGGGTTTTCTGAGGTATGTTAGGGAGAAGATAGTGGAGAGTGGCCTGAAGAGGGTCAGGGATGGAAGGAGCTACTACTGGATTCTTCCGGAGCCTTTGAAGGAGGTTAAAATTCTATGACCTTCAATCCGCTGACTGAAGTCAGGTATGGATATAAGCTCGCAGTTGAACATTTAGAGAGGGCTGAGAGACTTTTCTCACTGAAAGATTGGGCCGGGACCGTGTCAACATCTCAGTTAGCTATTGAGAATTTCGCTAAGGCAATCATAGCTGTATTTGAAGTCCCCACATGGAGTCATGACCCTTCGAACCAGTTGATCGGTAGGTTGCCCGCTGAGGTGACCGATGATATCAGGGAACTCGCAGCTTTAGCTAGGGAAATGGCCCCGGAACACGGTAGATCGAGCTACGGTGAACCCACTGTCGGGCTTCTGCCGAGCGAGATATATGGGGAAGACCACGCCTCAAATGCGCTTAGGAGGGGGAAGGAAGCTAGGGCGATCACAGAGAGGGTCCTCGATACGCTTAATGTCGAACTTTGAAGACATAACTAAGGTCGGAACCGAGCTTTATGAGGGAAAGATGCTTACGGCGTGCTAGCAAGTCACCTATTATCTCACTCACGAGGACAGTTGTGACTGAGAGGATGCATCCCCCTTCCGATGCCCGTCTCAACAGGGATTGAGGCTGATGATCGTGCATTATTAGGCGTCGTTACGTTGGAGATCCTCGGATTGGTCTTCAACCCATTAAAGAGAACTCTGCAGTCAATGCGCATGTTCCTCGTTTAGACATTGAAGGGACTCAATCTCCTCAGCTCGGATAGCTTCGTTAATGGTCTAGGCTTCCCTTTAACGTGTCTTCACTCTCTCCCATTATCGCATTCTGAAAATCACCTCTTTAAATATATCTATTCCGAAGGCGCTGTTCAGAGGACGTAGGTGTTCTGATCTACCGCACAGCAGAATATTTGAGTGAACTTTGATAGAGGGAAAATGGATATCGGCGGTGGGAAAGTTGGCTACAATCACGATAACTTTCCCCCAAGGTCCTAGAGGATCTTGAGAAAGGAGCTGCTTCTGAGGGTAAGTCCTTGGAGGAACTCGTCAGCGAAGCTCTGTGAGGGGACTCAACATGGAAGATCCTCAAACGAAGGCTGAGCTCCGCATGAGGATATGCGTGAAGCAGAGGAGCTTCTAGCTAGGGGAGACTATATCCAAGCATCGGAAAGAGCTTGGGGGTCTTCCCAGATCGTTAAAGCGTTGACGGCGAAGGAGGGTAAGGAGCTTAGGGTCATGTCGACCTGTGGAAATATGTGGATGAGTTAGCTGAAGGGCTTGGGGGCAGCGAGCTGAGGCGTCTGTGGAGGACAGCTGATGTCCTCCATCAGAACTTCTATGGAAGCTGGATGCCTCCAAGGGAATGAGCTATCAATAAGGGACATCAAGATGCTCATAGAGAGGCTGAGGACCATATCTTAGCTGTGCGATCGGAGGCGTGATAGCACTGGGATTTCCGAGCTTTCAGGCTCGAGTGAAACAGTCCCATAAAGCCTCATCCTTATGCGGGTAGCATGAGCATCATCAGCCGAGTGCGATTTAAATAGTAGGGGGTGTAAGTAAATAGTAGGGGGTGTAAGTTGTACTTCTCGCCCATCGTGAAGACGAGAAGGGATGACTTCTTCAACATGGAGAGGGAGCTCGAGTCCCTGAAGAAGGAGCTGCTAGATCCAAACACCAGGATGATAGTTGTAAAGGGGATAAGGAGAATAGGTAAGTCCTCCTTAATGAGAGTAGCTCTCAACGAGATCGAGCTGCCTCACCTGTTCATAGACCTGAGGTCAGCCGGTCCTCTAACTCCTGAGGCCATCTACGATTACTTTTCAGCCGAGATAAGTAGGTTCCTAGCGGATAAGGGCTTCAGGAGGATCCTCTCCCGAATAAGAGGGGTGGAGATATCCGGCCTGAAGCTGGAGTTCAGCGAGAGGAGGATAGGCGTGATAGGGAGGGCCCTTCAGGAGCTATCCAGGGCTTCCGGAAGGCAGGTCATACTAGCTCTTGATGAGGCTCAAGAGCTGAGGAACGTCAGGGGATTCGATGAAATGCTAGCTTATGTGTACGATCACGTGAGGGGATTGAAGCTTCTTTTAGCTGGCTCCGAGGTTGGTCTTCTGGATAGGTTCCTCGGGGTCGGGAACCCTAGGGCACCTCTCTTCGGTAGGGCCTTCTCTGAGATAACGCTGGGGAGACTACCGGAAGAGAAGTCGCTTGAGTTCCTGAGGACGGGGTTCGATCAGCTTGGCCTTAGAGTCCCTGAGGATGAGATCTCTCAAGCCGTATCTAAGCTTGATGGCATCATTGGCTGGCTTACCTTCTACGGTCACCTGAGGAGCAGGGGTGATCCGGATGCCCTAGGGAGGGCTGTGGATGAGGGAGCTAAGATG
This is a stretch of genomic DNA from Candidatus Korarchaeum sp.. It encodes these proteins:
- a CDS encoding ATP-binding protein; the protein is MYFSPIVKTRRDDFFNMERELESLKKELLDPNTRMIVVKGIRRIGKSSLMRVALNEIELPHLFIDLRSAGPLTPEAIYDYFSAEISRFLADKGFRRILSRIRGVEISGLKLEFSERRIGVIGRALQELSRASGRQVILALDEAQELRNVRGFDEMLAYVYDHVRGLKLLLAGSEVGLLDRFLGVGNPRAPLFGRAFSEITLGRLPEEKSLEFLRTGFDQLGLRVPEDEISQAVSKLDGIIGWLTFYGHLRSRGDPDALGRAVDEGAKMIASEFQHFLSNRQLARRRYIEVLRTLTRPSTWSEVKRGLRLIANVSDKQVSNYLRELVHYGFVEKRGDLYSIADPLLVEAVRRGYVH
- a CDS encoding PaREP1 family protein: MREAEELLARGDYIQASERAWGSSQIVKALTAKEGKELRVMSTCGNMWMS
- a CDS encoding nucleotidyltransferase domain-containing protein; translated protein: MECVTLLRDRLKRIREPCVKAVLLFGSRARGESRDRSDIDLLVLHEGCGIEEAVIRRRYLYDLLRDALGEGFEDITLIDMELNAFLKPSEISSLLLNVYWDAIVVYDETGALEGFLRYVREKIVESGLKRVRDGRSYYWILPEPLKEVKIL
- a CDS encoding HEPN domain-containing protein; its protein translation is MTFNPLTEVRYGYKLAVEHLERAERLFSLKDWAGTVSTSQLAIENFAKAIIAVFEVPTWSHDPSNQLIGRLPAEVTDDIRELAALAREMAPEHGRSSYGEPTVGLLPSEIYGEDHASNALRRGKEARAITERVLDTLNVEL